A segment of the Candidatus Eisenbacteria bacterium genome:
TGGTCTCGGAGCCCGCGATCCTCGCGGAGGCGTCGGCCGCGTTCGAGGATCGCGTCCTGGGCTCGAATCTCTTCTACTCGCTCCACCGGCACGCGGCGCGGGCGCTCTCCGCCGAGGCGCGCGCGGACGCGCGGCTCGCGCCCTTCTTCGAGCGCGCCGCCGCGTGGGACCTCGCGCTCCGGCCCGTCGGGCCGCTGGCCCGCGCGGCCGCGGACCACCACCTCCATCTGCTGGTGCGCCGCTGAACGCGCACGCGCCGATTCTCGTCACGGGGGGATCCGGCTACATCGGATCCGTGCTCGTGCGGCGCCTCCTCGAGCAGGGCGCGAGCGTGCGCGTGCTCGACCGGATGCTCCATGGCGACCACGGGCTGAAGGAGCTGGAGCGGGAGCCGAGGCTCGAGGTGCTCGTGCGCGACCTGCGCGACCCTCGCGTGCACGACGAGGCGCTCGAGGGCGTGCGCACGGTGATCCACCTGGCCGCGATCGTCGGCGACAAGGCGTGTGCGCAGGACGAGGATCTCACCGTGCAGACCAACTGGACGTCCACGCTCGCGCTCGCGCGGCGCGCCGCCGACCGCGGGGTCGGCCGGTTCGTCTTCGCCTCGACGTGCAGCGTCTATGGCGAAGGGCAGGAGGACGTGCTCACCGAGGACTCGCCGATCCGGCCGCTCTCGCTCTACGCGCAGACGCGGCGGCACGCCGAGGAGGGGCTCCTCGAGCTGGGCGGGCGCGGCGGCGGGT
Coding sequences within it:
- a CDS encoding SDR family oxidoreductase codes for the protein MGPRAPARRAAGPRGRGPPPPSAGAPLNAHAPILVTGGSGYIGSVLVRRLLEQGASVRVLDRMLHGDHGLKELEREPRLEVLVRDLRDPRVHDEALEGVRTVIHLAAIVGDKACAQDEDLTVQTNWTSTLALARRAADRGVGRFVFASTCSVYGEGQEDVLTEDSPIRPLSLYAQTRRHAEEGLLELGGRGGGFTPVLLRFGTVYGLSPRMRFDLVVNLLTMHAVRRGAVTIFGGSQWRPLVHVEDISRALMLAMDEALPEGAPILNVGDTLENYQLIDLKDELVSRIPGVRVTVQPEVTDRRTYRVSFDRIERLWGFRATRRVGDGIEEIASALRNGVIPDPEHRRYVNA